Part of the Halomarina litorea genome is shown below.
TCTGTTCGCCTTCAGGGTTCTTGCGCCACACACCCGGAGGGTCGGCGACGCGCGCCCACCCGTGGGCGGTCGCCTCCGCCTCCGTCTCGGCGATGAGGAGGTCCTCCAGTCCCTCGTGGTCGTCGAAGAAGGCCGCGAGGAACTCTCGGAGCGTCGTCCCCTCGAACGTGTACGTCGACCGTCCGGTCCCCAGTTCCCTGCGGACGTGTCCCGTCGCCCGCACCTCGACGGTCGTCTGCTGTTCGGACTCCTCCTCGTCTGCCGCCGTCGGCGGGGCCGGGGTGTCGGTACGCATAGCTCACCCTCCGCGCTCTACGGGAGTGAACGATACCCCGAACAGGTTCGGGACGGGGCGGGGCCCCCTCCTCACTGCTTCGCGGGCGAGGGGTCGGTCTCGCCGACCCGCCGTTCGTCCACCGGCATCGTACACCGCACGACGGTGACGGGAACGGGCGAGCGCCGGACCACCGTCTCCGCGACGCTCCCGAGCAGGAGCCGCGAGACGCCCTCGCGCCCCTGACTCCCCATCACGACGTGGTCGACGGGGTGGGTCTCGGCGTACTCGATGATGACGCGGGCGGGGCGGCCCGTCTCGACGACCGTCTCGACGTTCATCCCGTCGGCCTCGGCGGTCTCGCGGGCGGCTTCGAGCCACTCGGCCGCCCGCTTCTGGGCGGACTCGTACCACACCTCCGCCGTCCCCGGCGCGTTCGGGCCCGTAAAGCCCATCGCCGGGTCGATGACAGTCAGGAGCGTCAGGCGGGCGTGGGGAAACACCTCCATGGCGTGCGAGAGCGCCCGGTCGGCCTGCTCGGACCCGTCGTGCGGGACGAGGACGTTCGTCATGTGTCACAGTATGTCACGACGAGGCAAAACGGTTCGGGCGGGGGCGAGGGAGCGGTGGTGTCGGGGAGCGGGTCAGTCCCGTCCGTGGCGGGTCAGGCAGTTCGAGAGGCCGATGATCTCGACGGGTTCAGAGTTGTCCGGCGAGTAGACGACCATCTGGCCCTTCTCCATGTAGGGCACCTTCGACTCCAGCGTCGCGGGGATGTTCACCGACCGGATGGCGTCCTCGTCGCCGAGGTTGAGGACGACGGTGGTGTTCACCTGCTTGAAGACGGGGTCCGCGATGTCCTGTGGGTCCTGCGTGATGAGGAAGAGACCGAGACGCTCCTTGCGGCCCTGTTTGGCCGCCTCGGTGAACTTCGAGATGACCTTGCGGGCCTGCACGCTCTCGGCGTCCGTGAGGAAGTTGTGCGCCTCGTCCATCCCGACGACGAGTGGCGTGTCCTTGATGCGGTCGTAGCGCGGGTCGTTCGACAGTTTCTGGTCGATGAGGAGGCTGGAGGCGGCGAGGACGACGGCCTCCTTCGCTCGCGCACTGCTGATGTGGTACGTCGGGACCACCGTGAGGCCGCCCGGCCGGACGAACTCGTGTATCTGGTCGGTGAGGGCGGGTGCGTCCTGGTCGAACACGTCGTTGAACCCGAAGACGCGGCGCTTGACGGCGTCGTAGGTGGCCTCGTGGACCCGCCCGGACTCGTCGAGTTCCTCCTTCAGGCCCGGGTCGTCGAGGAACGACGTGAACTCCCGGTAGGTGCCCGAATCCCCGTGCTGGCGGAAGAACCGGTTGAGCAGTTCCATCAGCGCGCCGTACTGGTTGTCGTTGAGACTCGACCCCGCGACCAGCCACGGGTTGTCCCGGACCATCGAGAACGGGACGGTGAACTCCACCTGTCGGGCGCGGTGGTGGCTGGCGGCGTACGTCGCGTCCCCCACCTTCGGGACGAACGCGACGGTGTCGTCGTACCCGCCGTGTCTGATGCCCTCTCGCTCGTAGCGAGTCTCGTCCTCCGCGGTGACGTCCGGGTTGTCGTCGTGCATCTGGGCGTACTCGTCCTGCGGGTCGAACTGCACGACGGCAGTGGCGGGAGAGCGCCCGTCGCTCATCTCGTAGGTCCGCCCGAGGTACTGCCGGAGGACGTTCTTCGCGGCGTGGGTCTTCCCCGACCCGGTGCCCCCCGCGACGAGGGTGTGGCGGAACACGAGGGGGTCGCCCGAGTCGTAGTCGTCCTTCAGGCGGTAGTCGATGGTCGGCGGTTCGGCCGCCGTCCGTACTTTCTGGCCTCCGACGGCGAGGTGCCCGAGGAAGACGCCCTCCTCGGGCATCTTCAGGCCCGTCTTTATCTCCGTGGCGTCGGTGGCCTGCCTGACGACCGTCTCGGGTTTCGGGACGCGGTCGGTCATCCGCCGTCGCAGTTCGCCGTCCTGTTCGTACAGCACCGCGACGGGGTCGAGCGTCGCCATGAACTTGTAGTCCTGTTCGTCGATGCCCCGCGAGCGCATGGCCCGCCGGGCGTGAATCTCGGTGGCGTCGTCGGACTGGAACTCCTGGGCGTACTCCAGCGCCGTGATGCGACAGAACAGACGCTCCCCGTCCGCGTGCCCGCTGGTACGCTCCTGATTGGCGGCTCCCGCCGCCCCGTCGGGATACTGCGCGACGAGGTAGGACCCGATGCGCACGTCCGTCCGGTTGGAGACGGTGACGTACGCCTTCAGGCAGGTGTCGCGTTCGTCCTCGCTGACCATCAGGCCCGCCGATGCGGAGAGCGTCCCGATGCCCCGGTCGCGGCCCACGTCGTCCACGGAGACGCGTTCGAAGTCGTCGGTCGACCCCGTGCCGTTGTTCGTGGTCGAGTCGGCGGCGGCGTCGGTCCCGGCGTCCGCGCCCGTCTCGGCGACGGTGTCGGCGTCGGCCCCCTCGTCCGCGTCCGCCTGCTCCCGCGAGAAGTTCGAGAAGTCCCCGAGGTCGGTCATGGACGGTCCTCGGACCGGAGGGGCAAACCCGTTTCCCTCGGGCGCTCTCCGTCGAAGGGAAATCGACTTGTCGGTCGAGGGGGAGTTCGGGTCGTGCTCCCCACCATCGAACACACGGCCGTCAGAGCGACCCTCGCCGGCGGCCGCCACCTCGGCGAACGGTTCCGCGCGAACGACGCCGACGGCGAGTTCTCCGCCCACGACGTGAAAGCCGCCGCCGACCGCGCCAGCGAGGAGCGGATGCTGGGCGTCGTCGAGGAGGCGTTCCCCGACCACGCCGTCTACAGCGAGGAACGCGGCGAAGGCGGTGGCGAGGGCGACTACCGGTGGATCGTCGACCCACTCGACGGGACGAACAACTTCGTCGCCGGGATGCCCTCGTTCGCCTCGGCCGCCACGGTGCTCGATTCGGGCGACCCAGTCGTCGCCAGCGTCTACGCGCCCGTCGCGGACGACCTGTACGTCGCCCGGTGGGGTGGAGGGGTCGAGTACGACGGCGAGACGGTCGAGACGGGAAGCGACCGCGCCCCGAGCGAGGCCACCGTCGGGTTCGTCGTCGGCCACGGGGTGAAACTGGACCCGGACCGCGCCGAACGGGCGCACGCGGTACGGACGGCCCTCGAAGACCGGTGCAAGCGGGTCGTCGAGTCCTGGTCGCCGACGGTCCACTGGGGGTTGCTCGCCCGCGGGCGCATCGACGCGATGGTCTCCCTCTCCCCCGACCGGGAGGAGCAGTACGCGGGGGAACTGCTGGCGCGCGAGGCGGGCGCGGTGGCCCGCGAGGACGGCCCGCTGGGGGTGTTCGCCGCGAACGAGTCGCTGTGTGATTCGTGTTGGCAAGCGGCAGACAGTGGCGAGGACCAGTAGTTCCCGTTTGCGCACCCTTTTACGGCTTCCTGCCGTAGTTCCCCTATGCTACTCATCCGCGGACACGGCGGGGGGACCGCGCTCACGGGGACACTCTACGAGCGTGGCGAACGCGCCCCCGAGTTCAAGGGTGCGCCCGACGAGGACGCCCCCTACGTCTGGGTCTGCGACGAGTTCTACGAGGTGGACAGCGGCGGTCAGGTCCAGCGAATCGACGGGAAGGACGTGAACATCGCGTTCGACACCCCGATGCCCCGCGGCTTCGAGACCCGAGAGCAGGCCGTCGAGGCGGCGAAAGAGCACATCCGCACGCAGTTCGCTCGCGTCGGCGTCCGCGAGGCCGACGTGGAGATCGAGGTCATCAAGACCGAACCGGGCACGCAGTAGTCGAGCGACGGGACCACTCTCAGTCCATCACGCCCCAGCGCTCGTCGTTGTAGTCCGTGTCGCGCTCCGTGTCGAAGGTCCGTTCGAGCGCCGTCTGGAGGGCGCTGGTCTCCGCCCGGCCGATTCGGGCGAGGTCGTCGGCCTTCTGGACGGCGGGCGGCGGCCCGCGCTGGACGGCGACGCCCTGCAGGAGTTGCATCAGGAGGCGTTCGCGCAGGTCCTCGTCGCGGGTGAAGACGGCGGGGGCCTCGACGCGGTAGACGAGGTCAGTCCGGGGGTCGTAGATGGCCGCGAACGTGACCTCGTAGGCCTCGGGGTCGAGGCGACGGTCGATGCCGAAGGCGTCACCCAGCGTCGAGAGCGCACGGTCCGCGCCGCCGCGCGAGACGAACCAGTTCGTGAACGTCAACTCGTTCGTGAGGCGCTCGAAGCCCTCCTCGCGCTCCTCGCGGCGTTCGAGCACCTGCGAGAAGAACGAGGCGTCGTTGACCCACGGCGCGTTCCCGCGTTCGTTGCGCACCGTCCGGGTGATGGCGCGCGTGATGGGCGACTTCACGAAGCCCACGAGGGGCACCTCCCGCGAGACGAACGACTCCACGAGGCGGACGTAGTTCTCGATGACGTCGCGCGGGCGTTCGTCCTCCGCCAGCAGGTCCGCGAGTTCCGGTTCCCGGTTCGCCCAGTTGAGCAACCCCTTCGGGTAGATGGGGCCGTCCATCACCAGCAGGTCCTCCACCACCTCGGCCTGCGTGCGGGCGTGTTCGCTCTCGGCGAGGTAGAGGGCGAGTTCGTGGACCACGGCCGTCTCGTATCGCGACACCCGGGGAGCGTGGAGGATGCGCCCGCGGGTGTACCCCTCGTCGAACATCGTCCAGTCCTCGTTGAGGGTGACGGCGGCGTCGTTGGTGTGGACGGTGGCGACGACGGTGCGCGCCCGGTGGAGGTCGAGGTCGGAGGGGACGGCGCTCATCGCGGCCTGCGCCACGTCGAGGACGACGCCGTTCTTGAACGTCGTCGGGTTGACCGTCCCCGAGTCCAGCCCGTGCTGGGTCTCGAAGGGCGACTCCATCAGGGCGGCGCCCTCGATGTCGATACGCCGGCGGCGCCGTTCGCCGAGGGGTTCGACGATGACGTCGTCCCCGTCGCGCAGTGGGGAGAGCCACCCCTCCCAGACTGTCTCCGCGAACGCCCGGTGGTCGCTCGCGTCCACGTCCTGCTGAATCCGCCCGGCGAGGCGCGTGATGCCGTCGAAGTGCACCGGGTCGAGGGTCATGGTACGACTCGGCGCGCCGCGAGAGAAAAAGCCGTCGGGGTGCCCGCGTGCGACGGCAGACGGGTCCCCTCACCCAGCGTGGGGAACCCGCTCCGCGAGGACGATGCTCGTCCCCGGCCCGACCGTCTCTCGGCGGACGTTCGCGAACCCCGCCTCGGAGAGCCACTCGGCGAGGTCCGCGTACTCGTGAATCGACGCGCCGATGGTCGCGAGGTAGTTGAGCGAGACGAACTGGAG
Proteins encoded:
- a CDS encoding inositol monophosphatase family protein, with product MLPTIEHTAVRATLAGGRHLGERFRANDADGEFSAHDVKAAADRASEERMLGVVEEAFPDHAVYSEERGEGGGEGDYRWIVDPLDGTNNFVAGMPSFASAATVLDSGDPVVASVYAPVADDLYVARWGGGVEYDGETVETGSDRAPSEATVGFVVGHGVKLDPDRAERAHAVRTALEDRCKRVVESWSPTVHWGLLARGRIDAMVSLSPDREEQYAGELLAREAGAVAREDGPLGVFAANESLCDSCWQAADSGEDQ
- a CDS encoding DNA double-strand break repair nuclease NurA yields the protein MTLDPVHFDGITRLAGRIQQDVDASDHRAFAETVWEGWLSPLRDGDDVIVEPLGERRRRRIDIEGAALMESPFETQHGLDSGTVNPTTFKNGVVLDVAQAAMSAVPSDLDLHRARTVVATVHTNDAAVTLNEDWTMFDEGYTRGRILHAPRVSRYETAVVHELALYLAESEHARTQAEVVEDLLVMDGPIYPKGLLNWANREPELADLLAEDERPRDVIENYVRLVESFVSREVPLVGFVKSPITRAITRTVRNERGNAPWVNDASFFSQVLERREEREEGFERLTNELTFTNWFVSRGGADRALSTLGDAFGIDRRLDPEAYEVTFAAIYDPRTDLVYRVEAPAVFTRDEDLRERLLMQLLQGVAVQRGPPPAVQKADDLARIGRAETSALQTALERTFDTERDTDYNDERWGVMD
- a CDS encoding universal stress protein, translated to MTNVLVPHDGSEQADRALSHAMEVFPHARLTLLTVIDPAMGFTGPNAPGTAEVWYESAQKRAAEWLEAARETAEADGMNVETVVETGRPARVIIEYAETHPVDHVVMGSQGREGVSRLLLGSVAETVVRRSPVPVTVVRCTMPVDERRVGETDPSPAKQ
- a CDS encoding MoaD/ThiS family protein — encoded protein: MRTDTPAPPTAADEEESEQQTTVEVRATGHVRRELGTGRSTYTFEGTTLREFLAAFFDDHEGLEDLLIAETEAEATAHGWARVADPPGVWRKNPEGEQTRAYARIMINGRFNEHLGGFDAELTDGDRVALVYPFMFCC
- a CDS encoding DUF7113 family protein, which translates into the protein MLLIRGHGGGTALTGTLYERGERAPEFKGAPDEDAPYVWVCDEFYEVDSGGQVQRIDGKDVNIAFDTPMPRGFETREQAVEAAKEHIRTQFARVGVREADVEIEVIKTEPGTQ
- a CDS encoding ATP-binding protein, with the translated sequence MTDLGDFSNFSREQADADEGADADTVAETGADAGTDAAADSTTNNGTGSTDDFERVSVDDVGRDRGIGTLSASAGLMVSEDERDTCLKAYVTVSNRTDVRIGSYLVAQYPDGAAGAANQERTSGHADGERLFCRITALEYAQEFQSDDATEIHARRAMRSRGIDEQDYKFMATLDPVAVLYEQDGELRRRMTDRVPKPETVVRQATDATEIKTGLKMPEEGVFLGHLAVGGQKVRTAAEPPTIDYRLKDDYDSGDPLVFRHTLVAGGTGSGKTHAAKNVLRQYLGRTYEMSDGRSPATAVVQFDPQDEYAQMHDDNPDVTAEDETRYEREGIRHGGYDDTVAFVPKVGDATYAASHHRARQVEFTVPFSMVRDNPWLVAGSSLNDNQYGALMELLNRFFRQHGDSGTYREFTSFLDDPGLKEELDESGRVHEATYDAVKRRVFGFNDVFDQDAPALTDQIHEFVRPGGLTVVPTYHISSARAKEAVVLAASSLLIDQKLSNDPRYDRIKDTPLVVGMDEAHNFLTDAESVQARKVISKFTEAAKQGRKERLGLFLITQDPQDIADPVFKQVNTTVVLNLGDEDAIRSVNIPATLESKVPYMEKGQMVVYSPDNSEPVEIIGLSNCLTRHGRD